In Rhinolophus sinicus isolate RSC01 chromosome X, ASM3656204v1, whole genome shotgun sequence, a single genomic region encodes these proteins:
- the CHST7 gene encoding carbohydrate sulfotransferase 7 yields the protein MMKGRRRRRREYCKFALLLVLYTLMLLLVPSVLDGGRDADKAAGHCPGLQRSLGVWSLEAAAAGEREQGAEARSAADEGAGQSSWAPGNLSSAVRESVSGEKQHIYVHATWRTGSSFLGELFNQHPDVFYLYEPMWHLWQALYPGDAESLQGALRDMLRSLFRCDFSVLQLYAPPGDPAARAPGTANLTTATLFRWRTNKVICSPPLCPGAASTRAEVGLVEDAACERSCPPVALRALEAECRKYPVVVIKDVRLLDLGVLVPLLRDPGLNLKVVQLFRDPRAVHNSRLKSRQGLLRESIQVLRTRQRGDRFHRVLLAHGVGARPGGPSRALPGVPRTDFFLTGALEVICEAWLRDLLFARGAPTWLRRRYLRLRYEDLVRQPRAQLRRLLRFAGLRAVAALDTFALNMTRGAAYGADRPFHLSARDAREAVHAWRERLSREQVRQVEAACAPAMRLLAYPRSGEEGDAEPVDKETLLDMENDSAT from the coding sequence ATGATGAagggccggcggcggcggcgccgaGAGTACTGCAAGTTTGCACTGCTGTTGGTGCTGTACACACTGATGCTGCTGCTCGTCCCCTCGGTACTGGACGGCGGTCGTGACGCGGACAAGGCAGCCGGGCACTGCCCAGGCCTACAGCGCAGCCTGGGAGTGTGGAGCctggaggcggcggcggcgggagagCGTGAGCAGGGGGCAGAGGCGCGGTCCGCCGCCGACGAGGGTGCGGGCCAGTCCTCCTGGGCACCGGGCAACCTCAGCAGCGCCGTCAGGGAGTCGGTGTCTGGTGAGAAGCAGCACATCTACGTGCATGCCACCTGGCGCACCGGCTCATCGTTCCTGGGCGAGCTTTTTAATCAGCACCCAGACGTTTTCTACTTGTACGAGCCCATGTGGCATCTCTGGCAGGCTCTGTATCCGGGAGACGCCGAAAGCCTACAGGGCGCGCTGCGCGACATGCTGCGCTCACTTTTCCGCTGTGACTTCTCGGTGTTGCAGCTCTATGCGCCGCCGGGGGACCCAGCTGCGCGCGCCCCGGGCACGGCCAATCTCACCACGGCTACCCTCTTTCGCTGGCGAACCAACAAGGTCATCTGCTCGCCGCCCCTGTGCCCCGGAGCGGCCAGTACCCGAGCCGAGGTCGGCCTCGTCGAGGACGCCGCCTGCGAGCGCAGCTGCCCACCGGTGGCTCTGCGCGCCCTGGAGGCCGAGTGCCGCAAGTACCCGGTGGTGGTCATCAAGGACGTGCGCCTCCTCGATCTGGGTGTGCTGGTGCCCCTGCTGCGTGACCCCGGCCTCAACCTGAAGGTGGTGCAGCTTTTCCGCGACCCACGAGCAGTGCACAACTCTCGCCTGAAGTCCAGGCAGGGGCTGCTGCGCGAGAGCATCCAAGTGCTGCGCACCCGCCAGAGGGGCGACCGCTTCCACCGCGTGTTGCTGGCGCACGGCGTGGGCGCTCGCCCTGGCGGCCCGTCCCGCGCGCTGCCGGGTGTACCACGCACAGACTTCTTCCTGACCGGCGCGCTCGAGGTGATCTGCGAAGCCTGGCTGCGCGACCTGCTCTTCGCGCGCGGGGCTCCCACCTGGCTACGGCGCCGCTACCTGAGGCTGCGCTACGAGGACCTGGTGCGGCAGCCGCGCGCCCAGCTGCGCCGCCTGCTGCGCTTCGCTGGACTGCGAGCAGTGGCCGCCCTCGACACCTTCGCGCTGAACATGACGCGAGGCGCGGCGTATGGCGCGGACCGGCCCTTCCACCTGTCCGCGCGCGATGCCCGAGAGGCTGTGCACGCCTGGCGTGAGCGCCTGAGCCGAGAGCAGGTGCGCCAGGTGGAGGCCGCCTGTGCTCCGGCCATGCGTTTGTTGGCCTACCCTCGCAGCGGAGAGGAGGGTGACGCCGAGCCGGTGGACAAGGAGACGCTGCTGGACATGGAGAACGACAGCGCCACGTAG